From Halobacillus sp. Marseille-Q1614, the proteins below share one genomic window:
- a CDS encoding Spx/MgsR family RNA polymerase-binding regulatory protein, translating into MEGLTFYSYPSCTSCRRTKAWLKSQDIPFKEQHLFRDTPNADELKRILSLTTNGIDEILAKRSKEFKKLSINVDELSINEFLELVIEKPKLLRRPILTDGEKLVVGYNVEGLRGITNKRRELSEQIS; encoded by the coding sequence ATGGAAGGATTAACGTTTTACAGCTACCCTAGTTGCACATCTTGTCGCCGTACGAAAGCTTGGCTAAAGAGCCAGGATATCCCGTTCAAAGAACAGCATTTGTTTAGAGATACCCCAAACGCCGACGAGCTTAAACGGATTCTTTCCTTAACAACAAATGGAATTGATGAAATTTTAGCGAAGAGAAGCAAGGAATTTAAAAAACTTAGTATAAATGTAGACGAACTATCCATTAATGAGTTCCTGGAGCTTGTTATCGAGAAGCCTAAGCTGCTGCGACGCCCGATTCTTACTGACGGTGAGAAACTGGTTGTCGGCTACAATGTCGAAGGTCTTCGCGGAATTACGAATAAGCGCAGGGAGCTCAGCGAGCAAATATCTTAA